The proteins below are encoded in one region of Thermosulfurimonas marina:
- a CDS encoding DUF370 domain-containing protein codes for MSCKCRLLNIGFGNSVVAERVVAIVNPNSAPMKRLREEAKESKRLIDATQGRRTRSIIITDSNHVILSAIQAETIAQRMMSDLLKMHEECAETQKVEEKEKAPSKRRGKAA; via the coding sequence ATGAGTTGTAAATGCCGTCTGCTCAACATTGGGTTTGGAAATTCCGTGGTGGCCGAGCGGGTGGTGGCCATTGTCAATCCCAACTCGGCTCCCATGAAAAGGTTGCGGGAGGAGGCCAAGGAATCCAAGCGCCTCATTGATGCCACCCAGGGCCGTCGGACCCGTTCCATCATCATCACCGACTCTAACCACGTGATCCTTTCGGCCATCCAGGCCGAGACCATCGCCCAGCGCATGATGTCCGATCTCCTCAAAATGCACGAGGAGTGTGCCGAGACCCAGAAAGTAGAAGAGAAGGAAAAGGCCCCCTCCAAACGCCGCGGGAAGGCCGCTTAG
- the gmk gene encoding guanylate kinase, protein MRALLLVVSAPSGAGKTTLCRLLIERLGFRFSVSHTTRPPRPGEEEGRDYYFVSREEFESMVSRGEFVEWAEVHGHLYGTSRAEVEEALARGEDLLLDIDVQGASSLRRFFPEAVFVFVAPPSLSELERRLRARGTETEEVLQRRLARAREEMTFAPWFDYVVVNDEVERAFGDLVAIVRAERCRPPRLPLWPR, encoded by the coding sequence ATGCGGGCCCTGCTTCTGGTGGTCTCCGCGCCCTCCGGGGCGGGGAAGACTACTCTTTGTCGTCTTTTAATAGAGAGGCTGGGCTTTCGGTTTTCCGTCTCTCACACCACCCGTCCGCCTCGGCCCGGAGAGGAGGAAGGACGGGATTATTATTTCGTCTCCCGGGAAGAATTTGAGTCCATGGTCTCCCGGGGAGAATTCGTGGAGTGGGCCGAGGTCCACGGGCATCTTTACGGGACCTCTCGGGCGGAGGTGGAGGAGGCTCTGGCCCGGGGGGAAGATCTCCTCCTGGACATTGACGTCCAGGGGGCCTCCAGTTTGCGCCGGTTTTTTCCGGAGGCGGTTTTTGTCTTTGTGGCCCCGCCTTCGCTTTCCGAACTCGAAAGGCGCTTGCGGGCCCGGGGTACGGAGACCGAGGAGGTGTTGCAAAGAAGGCTGGCCCGCGCCCGGGAGGAGATGACCTTTGCCCCCTGGTTTGACTATGTGGTGGTGAACGACGAGGTGGAGCGGGCCTTTGGGGATCTAGTGGCCATCGTGCGGGCCGAGAGGTGTCGCCCCCCGCGGCTTCCTTTATGGCCGAGGTAG
- the rlmB gene encoding 23S rRNA (guanosine(2251)-2'-O)-methyltransferase RlmB, giving the protein MAEVVWGINPVLELLRSQPDRVEEIWIAAEGLRGRRARVLELARKLEIPVRVVKRFAPPKVPREASTQGVVAYIREFEYLDLESLLERLSSEKEPVVLFLDELTDPQNVGSLIRSAEALGAKGVVLPRHRACGVTPTVVKASAGAVFHLPVARVTNLRRAILRLREAGFRVLGLEARAERPLFEADLSGPLGLVVGSEGRGLRAGVREACDGLLSIPLSGRVESLNAAVAGALALYEVFRQRHVSGLSSG; this is encoded by the coding sequence ATGGCCGAGGTAGTCTGGGGGATTAACCCCGTTTTGGAACTCCTCCGAAGCCAGCCCGATCGGGTGGAGGAGATCTGGATAGCCGCCGAGGGCTTGCGGGGAAGGCGGGCCCGGGTCCTGGAGCTGGCCCGAAAACTCGAGATCCCGGTGCGGGTGGTGAAGCGGTTTGCGCCCCCTAAAGTCCCCAGGGAGGCCTCCACTCAGGGGGTGGTGGCCTATATCCGGGAGTTTGAATATCTGGATCTGGAATCCCTCCTGGAAAGGCTCTCTTCCGAGAAGGAGCCCGTGGTGCTTTTTCTGGATGAGCTTACCGATCCCCAGAACGTGGGTTCCCTCATCCGGAGCGCGGAGGCCCTGGGGGCCAAGGGGGTGGTCCTTCCCCGGCACCGGGCCTGCGGGGTGACCCCCACGGTGGTCAAGGCCTCGGCCGGGGCGGTCTTTCATCTTCCCGTGGCCCGGGTGACCAACCTCCGGCGGGCCATTCTGAGGCTTCGGGAGGCGGGCTTTCGGGTCCTGGGGCTGGAGGCCCGGGCCGAACGCCCCCTTTTTGAGGCGGATCTTTCCGGACCTTTAGGTCTGGTGGTGGGCAGTGAGGGCCGGGGCCTGAGGGCCGGGGTGCGGGAGGCCTGCGACGGGCTCCTTTCCATTCCCCTTTCGGGGCGGGTAGAATCTCTGAACGCCGCGGTGGCCGGAGCCCTGGCCCTTTACGAGGTCTTTCGTCAGCGCCATGTATCGGGCTTATCGTCTGGCTAG
- a CDS encoding 3-deoxy-D-manno-octulosonic acid transferase: protein MYRAYRLASFLAERLLRPFFPGRFRPPEAGPVDLWMHAASVGELRVAEALLAALASRGASPRVALTLQTESARRLAQRRNLPAQVFSAPWDGPRTVVRTLEILRPRVLVLLETELWPNLLAEALRREIPVCVVNGRLSDRSFPRYLALRRLFRPLLERLTFVGAISPLDRERFLALGAPPERVEVVGNAKYDLLVAEKERVDLEGLSARLRLREGEKVVVFGSMRGGEESLVREVVRQLAAREEVRFVVAPRHLERVSSFKKALEDLGLSLEFFSRHRPARIVLVDEIGPLFGLYGLATAAVVGGSFVPKGGQNPVEPAVWGVPTLFGPHMENFREEVRRLSGAGVRMVQTSAEALSLLRQWLDEEGTRREAREALQKSLSALLGASERYAARILRILNGSHPS from the coding sequence ATGTATCGGGCTTATCGTCTGGCTAGTTTTCTGGCCGAAAGACTATTGCGACCCTTCTTTCCGGGGCGTTTCCGGCCTCCGGAAGCCGGCCCGGTGGACCTCTGGATGCATGCGGCCTCCGTGGGGGAATTACGGGTGGCGGAGGCCCTACTTGCGGCCCTGGCCTCCCGGGGAGCTTCTCCACGGGTGGCCTTGACCCTTCAGACAGAAAGCGCCCGCAGGCTGGCCCAGCGGCGAAATCTTCCTGCCCAGGTCTTTTCGGCTCCCTGGGATGGTCCCCGAACCGTGGTCCGGACTCTGGAGATCCTGAGACCCCGAGTGCTGGTCCTTCTGGAAACCGAACTCTGGCCCAATCTTCTGGCCGAGGCCCTGCGGCGAGAGATCCCGGTCTGTGTAGTCAACGGCCGTCTTTCGGATCGGAGTTTTCCCCGCTATTTGGCCCTACGAAGGCTCTTTCGGCCTCTTCTTGAAAGGCTGACCTTTGTGGGAGCGATTTCCCCTCTGGATCGGGAGCGCTTTCTGGCCCTGGGAGCCCCTCCAGAACGGGTGGAGGTGGTGGGAAACGCCAAGTACGACCTTCTGGTAGCGGAAAAGGAACGGGTGGATCTTGAGGGGCTTTCGGCACGGCTGAGGCTCCGGGAAGGAGAAAAGGTGGTGGTCTTCGGGAGCATGCGCGGGGGAGAAGAATCTTTAGTGCGGGAGGTGGTGCGCCAGCTGGCCGCTCGAGAAGAGGTGCGCTTTGTGGTGGCCCCCCGGCACCTTGAAAGGGTTTCCTCTTTTAAAAAAGCCCTCGAGGATCTTGGGCTATCCCTGGAGTTTTTTAGCCGCCATCGGCCCGCGCGTATCGTTCTGGTAGATGAAATAGGCCCTCTTTTTGGACTCTATGGTCTGGCCACCGCGGCGGTGGTGGGGGGGAGTTTTGTCCCCAAGGGGGGGCAGAATCCGGTGGAGCCAGCGGTCTGGGGGGTCCCGACCCTCTTCGGTCCCCACATGGAGAACTTCCGGGAAGAAGTCCGACGACTTTCCGGGGCCGGAGTTCGAATGGTTCAGACCAGTGCCGAAGCCCTTTCTCTTCTTCGCCAGTGGCTGGATGAAGAGGGGACCCGCCGTGAGGCCCGAGAAGCTCTGCAGAAAAGTCTTTCAGCGCTTCTCGGGGCCTCGGAGCGCTACGCCGCTCGAATTCTCCGGATCCTCAATGGGTCTCACCCATCTTGA
- a CDS encoding Lrp/AsnC family transcriptional regulator encodes MPLRAYILINTQIGKTAEVAKTLSEMPEVKKLDIIMGPYDIITEVETEDHDTLSEVVLRKLQSIPYIQHTMTCPVVKMGETH; translated from the coding sequence ATGCCCTTAAGAGCCTATATCCTCATCAATACCCAGATCGGCAAGACCGCCGAGGTAGCCAAGACTCTTTCGGAGATGCCCGAAGTCAAAAAACTGGACATCATCATGGGACCTTATGATATCATCACCGAGGTAGAAACCGAGGACCACGACACCCTCTCCGAGGTAGTCCTGCGCAAACTCCAGAGCATCCCTTATATTCAGCACACCATGACCTGCCCCGTGGTCAAGATGGGTGAGACCCATTGA
- a CDS encoding energy-coupling factor transporter transmembrane component T family protein, with the protein MHLPEIDRYGRGTSPLHRLDPRLKLAALFSFLLATALARNPSAAGLSLALALGLVILSRLPASFVWWHLRAPLALGLLLALVLSLTAPQGLFLSFTILLRIGASFLFFLALVGTSPLPETLRAAAALKAPEKLLALFVMSYRYAYTLLDDLRHLQLAMVARGFRERSNLATYRLKARLYALLLLRAHEETERTLRAMYARGFHHLRHGRPAPLQTRKVLAGLPLLAAAGLLLFLNILW; encoded by the coding sequence TTGCATCTTCCAGAGATTGACCGCTACGGCCGGGGGACCAGCCCTCTACATCGCCTGGATCCCCGACTCAAGTTGGCCGCTCTTTTTTCCTTTCTTCTGGCCACCGCCCTGGCTCGCAATCCCTCCGCGGCCGGACTCTCCCTGGCCCTGGCCCTGGGCTTGGTTATCCTTTCCCGGCTTCCGGCTTCCTTCGTATGGTGGCACCTGCGGGCCCCTTTGGCCCTGGGCCTCCTCCTGGCCCTGGTGCTCTCCCTTACCGCACCTCAGGGACTTTTCCTTTCCTTTACCATCCTCCTGCGCATCGGGGCCTCCTTCCTCTTCTTTCTGGCCCTGGTGGGGACTTCTCCCCTTCCGGAGACCCTGCGAGCGGCCGCGGCCTTAAAGGCCCCGGAAAAACTCCTGGCCCTTTTCGTCATGAGCTATCGCTACGCCTACACCCTGCTCGACGACCTGCGCCACCTCCAGCTGGCTATGGTAGCCCGGGGCTTTCGGGAGAGATCGAATTTGGCTACCTATCGTCTGAAAGCCCGGCTTTACGCCCTGCTCCTGCTCCGGGCCCATGAAGAAACCGAAAGGACCCTCCGGGCGATGTACGCCCGGGGTTTCCACCACCTGCGCCATGGCCGCCCGGCCCCGCTTCAAACCCGGAAAGTCCTGGCGGGACTTCCCCTCCTTGCCGCCGCCGGTCTCCTTCTATTCCTCAATATCCTCTGGTAA
- the cbiM gene encoding cobalt transporter CbiM, translating to MHISDGVLPAWESLCGWGIAAGGLALGLRRLSLEEIPRTALMTAALFLAALVHVPLGPTSVHLTLEGLAGVLLGPQAFLALFVALTLQALLFQFGGIFSLGVNTLIMGLPAALVGWLWQREVHKGEILAGVLAAGAVLSSGLLLALALALAGKAFWRTAQLALVAHLPVAALEGLITFFALKALKRMHPEILLAAAGLLLVLASPARAHRLDFDLRPQDGGLLLEAYFADGRPARGDRVELYCQDRKVAETVTDQEGRARLSRPPCTEVRVVVSGALGHRAERVLRLAPEKPSAPKSEPSPPKHPRELPVEGILSGLALLLALAALGLALENRRRLRELASSRD from the coding sequence ATGCACATAAGCGACGGAGTGCTTCCGGCCTGGGAGAGCCTCTGTGGATGGGGGATCGCCGCTGGAGGGCTGGCCCTGGGCCTTAGAAGGCTCTCTCTGGAGGAAATTCCCCGCACCGCCCTGATGACCGCGGCCCTTTTTCTGGCGGCCCTGGTACATGTCCCCCTGGGGCCCACCAGCGTGCACCTCACCCTGGAAGGGCTGGCCGGGGTCCTTTTGGGGCCCCAGGCCTTTCTGGCCCTCTTTGTGGCCCTTACCCTTCAGGCCCTTCTCTTTCAGTTTGGAGGAATCTTTTCCCTGGGAGTAAACACCCTCATTATGGGACTTCCGGCGGCCCTGGTCGGATGGCTCTGGCAGAGGGAGGTCCACAAAGGGGAAATCCTGGCCGGAGTCCTGGCCGCGGGAGCAGTGTTGAGCTCGGGGCTCCTTTTGGCCTTGGCCCTGGCCTTGGCTGGCAAGGCCTTCTGGCGCACGGCCCAACTAGCCCTGGTCGCCCATCTTCCGGTGGCGGCCCTAGAAGGCCTGATCACCTTCTTTGCCCTCAAGGCCCTGAAGCGGATGCACCCGGAAATTCTCCTGGCCGCAGCAGGTCTCCTTCTAGTCCTGGCCTCTCCGGCCCGGGCCCATCGCCTGGACTTTGATCTCCGTCCCCAGGACGGGGGGCTTTTACTCGAAGCTTACTTTGCTGACGGACGGCCTGCCCGGGGAGATCGGGTGGAACTCTATTGCCAGGACCGGAAAGTAGCGGAAACCGTAACCGATCAGGAGGGGCGAGCCCGGCTCTCGAGGCCCCCCTGCACCGAGGTCCGGGTGGTGGTCTCGGGGGCCCTGGGACACCGGGCCGAAAGGGTGCTCCGGCTGGCCCCGGAAAAACCCTCGGCCCCAAAATCGGAGCCATCCCCTCCCAAACACCCAAGGGAACTTCCCGTGGAGGGGATTCTTTCCGGACTGGCCCTCCTTTTGGCCTTAGCGGCCCTGGGGCTGGCCCTAGAAAACCGCCGGAGGTTGAGAGAGCTTGCATCTTCCAGAGATTGA
- a CDS encoding DUF4198 domain-containing protein yields MGKRIGLRGIVGLLWLGFLAGGAWAHFLIAVPPEGQGYGLRGQVINIWVLFGHPFEGILYDLKAPKGFMLKPEGQKDRLSFSRIEVKDYASGRKRFGYRIEYLPTARGDYYLCLQSQPYLNQEEGEVWEDRMKTPLHVQVEKGWQNLCGFELEIQPLSRPYGLRVGQVFRGRVLLNGKPLPGAQLEVEKLNGFYVPEEKLPLDAYGRVNEPLITFVLKTDKEGFFEVGFPEGGWWVVNVAVPAGKAPYANRTFPRMLRSGIWLYVFETPALAPTGFPLFREVR; encoded by the coding sequence ATGGGCAAGAGGATAGGCTTAAGGGGTATCGTAGGGCTTTTGTGGTTGGGATTTCTGGCCGGCGGGGCCTGGGCCCATTTTCTCATCGCCGTGCCTCCGGAGGGTCAAGGCTACGGATTGCGGGGGCAGGTGATAAATATCTGGGTCCTTTTTGGGCATCCCTTTGAGGGCATCCTTTACGATCTCAAGGCCCCCAAGGGGTTCATGCTCAAGCCGGAGGGTCAAAAAGACCGCCTTTCCTTTAGCCGGATCGAGGTCAAGGACTATGCCTCCGGACGCAAACGCTTCGGCTACCGAATAGAATACCTCCCCACGGCCCGCGGCGACTACTACCTCTGTCTGCAGTCTCAACCCTATCTCAACCAGGAAGAAGGAGAGGTCTGGGAAGATCGAATGAAAACCCCCCTCCATGTCCAGGTGGAAAAGGGCTGGCAAAACCTTTGCGGCTTCGAACTGGAGATCCAGCCCCTTTCTCGACCTTATGGGCTTCGGGTGGGGCAGGTCTTCCGCGGCCGGGTCCTTCTCAACGGAAAGCCCCTCCCCGGAGCCCAATTGGAAGTAGAAAAACTCAACGGTTTTTATGTGCCGGAGGAAAAACTTCCTCTGGACGCCTACGGTAGGGTAAACGAGCCCCTGATCACCTTCGTCCTCAAGACCGACAAAGAGGGATTCTTCGAAGTAGGCTTTCCCGAAGGGGGTTGGTGGGTGGTGAATGTGGCCGTGCCTGCGGGAAAGGCCCCCTACGCCAATCGCACCTTTCCCCGGATGTTGCGTTCCGGAATCTGGCTCTATGTCTTTGAGACCCCGGCCCTGGCCCCCACGGGTTTTCCTCTTTTCCGGGAGGTCCGCTGA
- the prxU gene encoding thioredoxin-dependent peroxiredoxin (Most members of this family contain a selenocysteine.): MCIRPGLLAPDFEAQGYADGEIKTFKLSDYRGKWVLLVFYPADFTFVCPTELVAIAKKYKDLKEMGVEVFGISIDTPFVHKVWQETELSKMIEGGIPYPLLSDPAGKIGQLYGVYDEKAGLNLRGTFLIDPDGVIQFMDILNAPVGRNADELVRRIKAFQHVRETGGAEVCPAHWEPGKPTLKPGADLAGKVYETWKAELVD, translated from the coding sequence ATGTGCATCAGACCGGGTTTGTTGGCCCCAGACTTTGAGGCCCAGGGTTATGCCGATGGAGAGATCAAGACCTTTAAGCTTTCGGATTATCGGGGAAAGTGGGTGCTTCTGGTTTTTTATCCCGCAGACTTTACCTTTGTCTGTCCTACGGAATTGGTGGCCATTGCCAAGAAGTACAAGGATCTCAAAGAGATGGGGGTAGAGGTCTTTGGAATCAGTATCGATACCCCCTTCGTGCACAAGGTCTGGCAGGAGACCGAGCTTTCCAAGATGATCGAGGGGGGCATTCCTTATCCCTTGCTTTCCGATCCGGCGGGAAAGATCGGCCAGCTCTACGGAGTCTATGACGAGAAGGCCGGCCTCAACTTGCGGGGGACCTTTCTCATCGATCCGGATGGGGTGATCCAATTTATGGATATCCTGAACGCCCCGGTAGGGCGCAACGCGGACGAGCTGGTGCGGCGCATCAAGGCCTTCCAGCATGTGAGGGAGACCGGAGGGGCCGAGGTCTGTCCGGCCCACTGGGAGCCCGGAAAGCCCACCCTCAAGCCCGGAGCGGATCTGGCCGGAAAGGTCTATGAGACTTGGAAGGCGGAATTGGTAGACTAA
- a CDS encoding cytochrome-c peroxidase codes for MRLLNLLVLGILSFCLAFPVWAGDQDLLSRARRYFEPLPEKPPALKGNPLNPYKIELGKMLYFDPRLSASHLISCNTCHNLSLAGVDIQETSTGHMWQRGPRNAPTVLNSVFNTAQFWDGRAKDLEEQAKGPVQASVEMSNTPERVVATLKSIPEYVELFRKAFPGEKDPVTFDNVAKAIEAFEATLLTPNSPFDRFLKGDLRALTAEEKEGLRLFMEKGCANCHNGINVGGGMYAPFGVVERPGADILPPGDKGRFAVTKTASDEYVFKVPSLRNIALTYPYFHSGKVWSLEDAVSIMGSAQLGADLSPEEVRKIVAFLKTLTGKQPEIVLPILPPSTDRTPRPILGKVK; via the coding sequence ATGCGTCTCTTAAACCTTTTGGTTTTGGGGATTCTTTCTTTTTGTTTGGCTTTTCCGGTATGGGCTGGGGATCAGGATCTGCTTTCCCGAGCCCGAAGGTATTTCGAACCGCTTCCGGAAAAGCCTCCGGCCCTGAAGGGCAATCCCTTAAACCCTTACAAGATTGAGCTGGGAAAGATGCTCTACTTTGATCCCCGCCTTTCGGCCTCCCACCTCATAAGCTGTAACACCTGTCACAATCTCTCTCTGGCCGGAGTGGATATCCAGGAGACTTCCACCGGGCACATGTGGCAACGGGGGCCACGGAATGCCCCTACAGTCCTCAACTCCGTCTTCAATACGGCGCAGTTCTGGGACGGCCGAGCCAAGGACCTGGAAGAACAGGCCAAAGGTCCGGTTCAGGCCTCGGTAGAAATGAGCAACACCCCGGAGAGGGTGGTGGCTACCCTCAAGTCCATTCCGGAGTATGTGGAGCTTTTCCGGAAGGCCTTCCCCGGGGAAAAAGACCCCGTGACCTTTGACAACGTGGCCAAGGCCATCGAGGCCTTCGAGGCCACCCTTCTTACTCCCAACTCTCCCTTCGATCGGTTTCTTAAAGGAGATCTTCGGGCCCTTACGGCCGAAGAGAAGGAGGGTCTGCGTCTTTTCATGGAAAAGGGCTGCGCCAACTGCCATAACGGAATCAACGTGGGAGGAGGGATGTACGCCCCCTTCGGAGTGGTGGAGCGCCCCGGGGCGGATATTCTTCCTCCGGGAGACAAAGGCCGCTTTGCGGTGACCAAGACCGCCTCTGACGAATATGTCTTTAAGGTTCCTTCCCTGCGCAATATCGCCCTGACCTATCCCTATTTCCATTCCGGCAAGGTCTGGAGTCTGGAGGATGCGGTCTCCATCATGGGTTCGGCCCAGCTGGGAGCAGATCTCAGTCCAGAAGAAGTGCGCAAGATCGTGGCCTTTCTCAAGACCCTTACCGGAAAACAGCCGGAGATTGTGCTTCCCATCCTTCCTCCTAGCACCGACCGTACCCCCAGGCCCATCCTGGGCAAGGTAAAATAG
- a CDS encoding IS256 family transposase — protein sequence MQDREIIEKLEDLIKEAIKSVIERLAIEERSLYLEEHPETKGNGFYSRSLLTKYGPIEGLMVPRTRDGNFRAQILPPPRRRAGLDLGEAVLALYASGASTRAVSRFIETIYGAYYSPASISRLTEVAEDQIESWRKRRLSEEYFALYLDATFLPVRRGTVAREPVYLALGIRRDGTREIVGFWTSGGEGESALVYQEIFNELRERGLKRIEVVIGDGLSGLKEAVLRVYPGARFQRCVLHSLKYSLRKVRRSHREALAQDLRKIYRAGRRSEALEAFRAFKARWQGKYPEVVKHWEENLEDLLVFLEYPEPIRNYIYTTNQLERLIKEVKRRTKVIEVFCEPGALYKVVYLVLRGLEEKYRSRKLRGFEDLMEEGLLSCGHS from the coding sequence ATGCAGGACAGAGAAATTATAGAAAAGCTGGAGGACCTCATCAAGGAGGCCATTAAAAGCGTGATTGAGCGACTGGCTATTGAGGAAAGAAGCCTTTACCTTGAGGAACACCCTGAAACCAAAGGCAATGGTTTCTACTCTCGCTCCCTTCTCACCAAATACGGGCCTATTGAAGGCCTTATGGTTCCCAGAACTCGAGATGGAAACTTTAGAGCTCAGATTCTACCTCCTCCAAGGAGAAGAGCCGGTCTCGACTTGGGAGAAGCTGTATTGGCCTTGTACGCTTCGGGAGCCAGTACCAGGGCGGTTTCAAGATTTATCGAGACCATTTACGGGGCTTACTATTCGCCAGCCAGTATAAGCAGACTAACGGAGGTAGCCGAGGACCAAATTGAGTCCTGGAGAAAGCGAAGGCTTTCGGAGGAATACTTTGCCCTTTATCTGGATGCTACTTTTCTGCCGGTGAGGAGAGGAACTGTGGCCAGGGAGCCGGTGTATCTGGCTTTGGGGATAAGGCGAGATGGGACCAGAGAGATTGTGGGCTTTTGGACCAGTGGAGGGGAAGGTGAGAGCGCTCTGGTTTATCAGGAAATTTTCAACGAACTGCGCGAAAGAGGTCTCAAGAGGATTGAGGTGGTCATAGGGGACGGGCTATCAGGCTTGAAGGAGGCGGTTCTCAGGGTTTATCCTGGGGCCAGGTTTCAGAGATGCGTTCTTCACAGTCTCAAGTATAGCCTGAGGAAGGTTCGGAGGTCTCACCGAGAGGCGCTGGCTCAGGATTTGAGGAAAATTTATCGGGCTGGGAGGAGGTCCGAGGCCCTGGAGGCCTTCAGGGCTTTCAAGGCCCGGTGGCAAGGGAAGTATCCGGAAGTAGTGAAGCACTGGGAGGAGAACCTCGAGGATCTCTTGGTTTTTCTGGAATATCCGGAGCCTATTCGGAATTATATTTACACCACGAATCAGCTTGAAAGGCTGATTAAAGAGGTCAAGCGCAGGACCAAGGTGATAGAGGTTTTCTGTGAGCCTGGGGCACTTTACAAGGTAGTCTATCTGGTGCTTAGGGGTCTAGAGGAGAAATACCGTTCGCGAAAACTGAGAGGTTTTGAGGATCTTATGGAGGAAGGCCTCTTATCCTGCGGACACAGTTGA